Proteins encoded within one genomic window of Verrucomicrobiales bacterium:
- a CDS encoding alkaline phosphatase gives MKRTNPRLQLPKPPQRAIGIASLALLIGASLVLTPSDLDAAARVTRLTPPSNLFSSGNPNLPIVSRFLPGQRFDIQATIAPETGKTITAARFLVDEALVPGSVSLVPATAANAVTNSMIASLRAYGVTSPGVHLLKVEAEQSDGQMVTALGSFEIVPLTPTSWGAKNIIILIGDGMGIAHRTAARIMGSGVSLGKARSPMAMDRFPFTGLVTTHSLNSIVTDSSPGASCYATGNKANNNQHGVFPDDTTANFDNPRVESIGEFLHRTQERSLGIVSTTDLFDSTPAAFGSHTQARTAGTGILDQFYDERHASGLTVLLGGGRKWFLPASTAGSGRTAATDYTLPADVAAAWGVPSGAVDPERDLLGDFINDGFVYAHDATSLKAVPSSTQKLLGLFNLSNMNVAKDKIDKRRTPGEPGVVDDYGFPDQPMLDEMTDKALEILSQNPKGFVAMIEGGSIDKMAHLMDSERWILDTLEFDRAIERCRKFAQEHPDTLVIVTADHECAGANIIGASRVSHADLVTRAASGGGTNQLRNGVVGTLDQAGFPRYSMANDGYPATTDIDNRMLIGYACNADRYEDWITNPRPMQHASHGIMTTPPLPGHPQSPTDRDTQGNQFIPGNIADPIATHTASDIPLSAIGRHAAIFSGVMDNTDVFFKVMRVALGDSGIRQELVEKLGDPGTVSFTGNDDQGARLNLQGSPGGTYVLQGSKDLAAWDDLVTSDNLGVGQAFLDTQAPNQPQRFYRLRWR, from the coding sequence ATGAAACGGACGAATCCACGACTTCAACTTCCCAAACCGCCACAACGCGCGATCGGCATCGCTAGCCTAGCCCTCCTGATCGGGGCCAGCCTTGTCCTCACCCCAAGCGATCTCGACGCCGCCGCTCGGGTGACTCGCCTCACACCTCCCAGCAATCTGTTCTCCAGCGGGAACCCGAACCTTCCCATCGTCTCGCGCTTCCTTCCGGGCCAGCGCTTCGACATTCAAGCCACCATTGCGCCAGAAACCGGGAAAACAATCACCGCAGCTCGCTTCCTAGTCGATGAAGCTCTCGTTCCAGGCAGCGTCTCTCTCGTTCCCGCGACTGCGGCAAACGCCGTGACGAACTCCATGATCGCCTCCCTGCGAGCCTATGGCGTCACCTCCCCCGGAGTTCACCTGCTGAAGGTCGAGGCGGAGCAAAGCGACGGCCAGATGGTGACCGCCCTGGGCAGCTTCGAAATCGTTCCGTTGACGCCCACGAGCTGGGGGGCCAAGAACATCATCATTCTCATTGGCGACGGCATGGGCATCGCCCACCGCACCGCCGCGCGCATCATGGGCTCGGGGGTTTCCTTGGGAAAGGCTCGCTCGCCGATGGCGATGGATCGATTTCCATTCACGGGACTCGTCACGACTCATTCCTTGAATTCGATTGTCACCGACTCGTCCCCGGGGGCTTCCTGCTACGCAACGGGCAACAAGGCCAACAACAATCAGCACGGCGTTTTTCCCGACGACACGACGGCTAACTTTGACAACCCTCGCGTCGAATCCATCGGTGAGTTTCTGCACCGTACTCAGGAACGTTCGCTGGGCATTGTCTCCACCACCGATCTGTTCGATTCCACTCCCGCGGCCTTCGGTTCTCACACCCAGGCGCGCACGGCAGGAACCGGCATCCTCGACCAGTTCTATGACGAGCGTCATGCCTCGGGCCTGACAGTCCTGCTCGGTGGGGGCCGGAAATGGTTCCTCCCTGCCAGTACCGCGGGATCTGGACGCACCGCTGCGACCGACTACACGCTGCCAGCCGACGTCGCGGCTGCCTGGGGCGTGCCCTCCGGGGCCGTGGACCCAGAGCGAGATCTGCTGGGCGATTTTATCAACGACGGGTTCGTCTACGCTCACGACGCCACCTCTCTCAAAGCCGTGCCCAGCTCGACCCAGAAGCTCTTGGGACTCTTCAATCTCTCCAACATGAATGTCGCCAAGGACAAGATCGACAAGCGCCGCACGCCCGGCGAGCCGGGTGTCGTGGACGACTATGGCTTCCCCGATCAGCCCATGCTGGATGAGATGACCGACAAGGCACTCGAAATTCTGAGCCAGAATCCCAAAGGCTTTGTGGCCATGATCGAAGGGGGGTCGATCGACAAGATGGCTCATCTCATGGACTCTGAGCGTTGGATTCTCGACACGCTCGAGTTTGACCGAGCGATCGAACGTTGTCGGAAGTTCGCCCAGGAGCATCCCGACACTCTGGTCATCGTGACCGCCGACCACGAGTGCGCCGGGGCGAACATCATCGGAGCGTCTCGGGTGAGTCATGCCGATTTGGTCACCCGCGCTGCGTCGGGCGGAGGCACCAACCAACTTCGCAACGGCGTCGTCGGAACCTTGGATCAGGCGGGCTTCCCCCGCTATTCGATGGCCAACGACGGCTACCCGGCCACGACCGACATCGATAACCGCATGTTGATCGGCTACGCGTGCAATGCGGATCGGTATGAGGACTGGATCACGAACCCACGCCCGATGCAGCATGCCTCCCACGGCATCATGACCACCCCTCCGCTTCCCGGCCACCCCCAGAGCCCGACCGACCGCGACACCCAGGGCAATCAGTTCATCCCGGGAAACATCGCGGATCCCATTGCTACCCATACGGCGTCCGACATCCCCCTCTCGGCCATTGGACGCCATGCCGCCATCTTCAGCGGCGTGATGGACAACACCGATGTGTTTTTCAAAGTGATGCGTGTGGCCTTGGGAGACTCCGGCATCCGGCAGGAACTAGTGGAGAAGCTCGGCGACCCGGGGACCGTGAGCTTCACTGGCAATGATGACCAGGGCGCGCGCCTCAATCTCCAGGGAAGCCCTGGAGGCACCTATGTCTTGCAGGGTTCAAAAGACTTAGCCGCTTGGGACGATTTGGTCACCAGCGACAACCTGGGTGTAGGCCAGGCATTCCTGGACACCCAAGCCCCAAACCAGCCCCAACGCTTCTATCGTCTTCGTTGGCGCTAG